The following coding sequences lie in one Heyndrickxia oleronia genomic window:
- a CDS encoding DUF2500 domain-containing protein produces MLFKGLREEFILESFFYTGDTLFNLIPIFMGIIFIIVIGSIILNAGKGISQWKKNEDSPRLSVHAIISSKRTNISRHTHHHDDHMHSHSTSTTYYVTFQFESGDRSEFRISGKEYGQLAEGDSGTLTFQGTRYLGFERDFHSSQDTLRG; encoded by the coding sequence ATGTTATTTAAAGGGCTTAGGGAGGAATTCATATTGGAGAGTTTTTTTTACACCGGAGATACATTATTTAATCTTATACCGATTTTTATGGGAATTATCTTTATTATCGTCATTGGATCAATTATTTTGAATGCTGGTAAAGGTATCAGTCAATGGAAAAAGAATGAGGATTCGCCACGATTATCTGTTCATGCCATCATTAGTAGTAAGAGAACGAATATAAGTAGACATACACATCATCATGACGATCATATGCATTCCCATAGTACCTCTACTACTTATTATGTTACCTTTCAATTTGAAAGTGGTGATCGATCCGAATTTAGGATTTCTGGAAAGGAATATGGACAGCTTGCTGAAGGTGATTCGGGGACTCTCACCTTTCAAGGAACAAGGTATCTTGGATTTGAAAGAGACTTTCACTCGTCTCAGGATACACTAAGGGGGTAA
- a CDS encoding Dps family protein, producing MENQLMNKLNIQLANWNVINTKLQNYHWFVAGPDFFTLHAKFEEFYTEAQGNIDEIAERILAIGGKPVATLRGYLELTTLNEAGNELQAKDMVSDLVRDYERLVKGSKELIELAEEANDHPTADMFTDIQTSLEQHIWMLQAYLR from the coding sequence ATGGAAAATCAATTAATGAATAAATTAAATATACAGCTCGCAAATTGGAATGTGATCAATACAAAATTACAGAATTATCATTGGTTTGTAGCAGGACCAGATTTCTTTACATTACATGCTAAATTTGAAGAATTTTATACAGAAGCACAAGGAAATATAGATGAAATCGCGGAAAGAATTTTAGCTATTGGAGGTAAACCTGTCGCAACATTAAGGGGATATCTAGAGCTTACAACATTAAATGAAGCAGGTAATGAATTACAAGCAAAGGATATGGTCAGTGATCTTGTTCGTGATTATGAACGACTTGTTAAGGGTTCTAAGGAATTAATTGAATTAGCTGAAGAGGCAAACGATCATCCAACAGCGGATATGTTTACTGATATTCAAACTTCATTAGAACAGCATATCTGGATGCTTCAAGCATATTTACGATAA
- a CDS encoding acyl-CoA thioesterase: protein MYISTVEIQLSYADTDMMGVIYHGNYVKWIELGRTKLIEDVGYNYLDMEQAGYYAPVYNLEITYKKSIKYGDRVFVKTWVEENKNLRTIYGFTIVNQEDEVCAEGTTTHIVVRKEDFKPVQFKKIFPEWFQKYEEIKKQ, encoded by the coding sequence ATGTACATATCTACAGTTGAAATTCAGCTATCATATGCCGACACAGATATGATGGGAGTTATTTATCACGGGAATTATGTAAAATGGATTGAGCTCGGCAGGACTAAATTAATCGAAGATGTAGGATATAATTACCTGGATATGGAGCAAGCGGGCTACTACGCACCAGTATATAATTTAGAAATTACCTATAAAAAATCAATCAAATACGGAGACAGAGTCTTTGTAAAAACATGGGTTGAGGAAAACAAAAATTTACGTACCATTTACGGATTTACTATTGTGAATCAAGAAGATGAAGTATGTGCTGAAGGAACGACGACACATATTGTTGTACGAAAAGAGGACTTTAAGCCAGTTCAATTTAAAAAGATATTTCCAGAATGGTTTCAGAAGTATGAGGAAATTAAGAAGCAATAG
- a CDS encoding topology modulation protein — protein MQRIMIIGVSAGVGKSTFARQLGDILHIDVFHLDAYFWKPGWVQTSEEEFRGQQENIVKQSQWIIEGNYTGSFDIRIAPADTIIYLELPLSVCLYRVMKRWLMNIGRTRPDMGKGCKEKLDWEFIKFIVTTYHPRKVKMNERFKEYQDLGKTIITLKNKREIREYIDNLAKN, from the coding sequence ATGCAACGAATCATGATTATTGGAGTTTCTGCGGGTGTGGGAAAATCTACCTTTGCTAGACAGTTAGGAGACATTTTACATATAGATGTGTTTCATTTGGATGCGTATTTTTGGAAGCCTGGTTGGGTTCAGACAAGCGAAGAGGAATTTCGTGGACAACAGGAGAACATTGTCAAACAGTCCCAATGGATTATTGAAGGTAATTATACAGGTTCCTTTGATATTCGCATTGCCCCTGCAGATACGATTATTTATCTTGAACTTCCTCTGTCTGTTTGCTTATATCGTGTAATGAAGAGGTGGCTAATGAATATAGGCAGAACTCGACCAGACATGGGAAAAGGGTGTAAGGAAAAACTTGATTGGGAGTTTATCAAGTTTATTGTAACTACCTATCACCCACGTAAGGTTAAAATGAATGAACGCTTTAAAGAATATCAGGATTTAGGAAAAACAATTATTACATTAAAGAATAAGAGAGAAATCAGAGAATATATAGATAATCTAGCAAAAAATTAG
- a CDS encoding LacI family DNA-binding transcriptional regulator: MANIREIAKLAGVSVTTVSRVINNHPYVSENKRKAVLKAMETLNYKRNIHAIHLAKGRSNMIGIVLPNIDHPYFSQFVEGVAEEAIKHHLQIVLFQTNYEIAKELDALESLRGNLIDGLIFCSRAISLDILYQYNDYGSIVLCEDSDQSIYPSISIPHEQAFQFGLEYLIAKGHTKIAYTLGRREGPNSFKRMQAYEKMMKRINQNIRKEWIFDKCLSITDGSEVMSKFKALKEKPTAFLATNDQVAAGLLLGAKKLGYTVPNDIAILSFDNQPIAELMDISSISIPIKKIGALSVSTLLDTNNQSSKKMILPFKLYERSTV, from the coding sequence ATGGCAAACATTCGTGAAATTGCAAAGCTTGCTGGGGTGTCTGTGACAACAGTATCTAGGGTTATCAATAACCATCCTTATGTTAGCGAGAATAAAAGAAAAGCTGTTCTAAAAGCTATGGAGACACTAAATTATAAAAGAAATATTCACGCAATCCATTTAGCTAAAGGCAGGTCTAACATGATTGGGATCGTACTTCCAAACATCGATCATCCATATTTTAGTCAATTTGTTGAAGGTGTTGCAGAAGAAGCAATCAAACATCACTTGCAAATAGTTTTATTCCAAACAAACTATGAAATTGCAAAAGAGCTCGATGCCCTTGAATCACTACGAGGTAACTTGATTGATGGATTGATCTTTTGCTCACGTGCCATTTCACTTGATATTCTATATCAATATAATGACTATGGTTCAATTGTTCTTTGTGAGGATTCAGATCAATCCATCTACCCTTCCATCAGTATTCCACATGAACAAGCCTTTCAGTTTGGATTAGAATACTTAATAGCAAAAGGACATACTAAAATTGCTTATACATTAGGAAGAAGAGAAGGTCCAAATAGTTTCAAAAGAATGCAAGCTTATGAAAAAATGATGAAAAGAATAAATCAAAATATACGTAAAGAATGGATTTTTGATAAATGTCTATCCATTACAGATGGAAGTGAGGTTATGTCGAAATTTAAAGCATTAAAAGAAAAACCAACTGCCTTTTTGGCAACTAATGATCAAGTTGCTGCCGGGCTTTTATTAGGGGCAAAAAAATTGGGCTATACTGTTCCTAACGATATAGCTATTTTAAGCTTTGATAATCAACCGATTGCGGAATTAATGGATATTTCGTCTATTAGTATCCCTATTAAAAAAATTGGTGCATTATCTGTCAGCACCTTATTAGATACGAACAATCAAAGTAGTAAAAAAATGATACTACCATTTAAATTGTATGAACGATCAACTGTCTAA
- a CDS encoding nitrite reductase, which produces MDEKETKIKLAVNGGISFGAKLNARQLTVITEYLNDGDELELTTFQQLYIEVPEDKVEVIKNRFKEVGLSCYPVGNFVKSLRTCNFCKGAEREGMPVAIEVNERIAGKPVPFTLKPAYTGCPIGCGEPLVNDIGIMKIRDGYDLYIGGKAKGKDAQIGTLFMEQLIPEQLYMVVEQLIAIYAEQGKKREPFFKFISRLGIDHLKNHIEGQITNE; this is translated from the coding sequence ATGGATGAGAAAGAAACGAAAATAAAGCTGGCTGTTAATGGTGGCATTTCTTTTGGTGCCAAATTAAATGCTAGGCAATTAACTGTAATTACAGAGTATTTGAATGATGGCGACGAGCTTGAGCTGACAACATTTCAACAGCTTTATATTGAGGTACCAGAGGACAAAGTGGAGGTAATAAAAAATAGATTTAAGGAAGTTGGTTTATCCTGTTATCCAGTAGGGAACTTTGTGAAAAGCTTGAGAACCTGTAATTTTTGTAAAGGTGCAGAGAGAGAAGGGATGCCGGTTGCTATCGAAGTAAATGAACGAATTGCTGGAAAACCTGTTCCCTTTACCTTAAAACCCGCATATACAGGTTGTCCGATTGGATGTGGCGAGCCACTAGTTAATGATATTGGCATAATGAAAATAAGGGATGGATATGATTTATATATTGGTGGTAAAGCAAAAGGAAAGGATGCACAAATAGGGACTCTATTTATGGAGCAGCTGATCCCTGAACAGCTCTATATGGTGGTGGAGCAGTTGATTGCTATATATGCAGAACAAGGAAAAAAGAGAGAGCCTTTCTTTAAATTCATTAGTCGCCTTGGAATCGATCATCTTAAAAACCATATAGAGGGACAAATAACGAATGAATAA
- the tyrS gene encoding tyrosine--tRNA ligase, with translation MEQFIKRLTSEQLEEMERQFAIYVNGTQEVIPALELKNKIAKSLILNTPLKVKLGLDPSAPDVHLGHTVVLNKLKQFQDNGHIIQLIIGDFTGKIGDPTGKSTARKQLTDEEVKHNAKTYFEQFGKVLDMEKVELNYNSSWLSELDLEKIIHLASSMTVARLLERNDFSERYATGKPISLHEFFYPLMQGYDSVILESDIELGGNDQHFNVLMGRHLQEHYGMEKQIVILMPLLEGLDGVEKMSKSKHNYIGIDEKPSEMFGKTMSLSDELMGKYFDLVTDLSLEDKLKIKNELKLGKLHPRDAKMLLGKTIVNMYHGAEAADHAEENFKTIFQKGAIPTDIPEHKWDGEKRIGIIELLVTLELLPSKGEARKMIENGGVKMNSEKINDIFTEVSIVDGMILQVGKRKMLKLKL, from the coding sequence ATGGAACAGTTTATTAAACGGCTAACAAGTGAACAATTAGAAGAGATGGAGAGGCAGTTTGCTATTTATGTAAATGGGACACAAGAAGTCATTCCTGCCCTTGAGTTGAAGAATAAAATTGCAAAATCTCTTATATTAAATACTCCGTTGAAGGTAAAACTGGGGCTAGATCCTTCTGCACCAGATGTTCATCTAGGACACACTGTTGTCCTTAATAAACTCAAGCAATTTCAAGATAATGGTCACATCATTCAGCTTATTATTGGTGATTTTACTGGGAAAATTGGTGATCCGACTGGTAAATCAACGGCAAGAAAGCAGTTAACTGATGAAGAAGTGAAACATAATGCTAAAACGTATTTTGAGCAGTTTGGAAAAGTTCTTGATATGGAGAAAGTTGAGTTGAATTATAACTCATCATGGTTATCTGAACTAGATCTGGAAAAGATTATTCATTTAGCTAGTAGTATGACGGTTGCACGATTACTTGAAAGGAATGACTTTTCAGAGCGTTACGCAACAGGCAAACCGATCTCATTGCATGAATTTTTCTATCCATTAATGCAGGGATATGATTCGGTCATTCTTGAAAGTGATATTGAATTAGGCGGAAATGATCAACATTTCAATGTACTAATGGGGCGTCATCTTCAGGAACATTATGGCATGGAAAAGCAAATTGTTATCCTTATGCCATTACTGGAAGGGCTGGATGGAGTAGAAAAAATGTCGAAGTCAAAACATAATTACATCGGTATCGATGAAAAGCCATCTGAAATGTTTGGAAAGACGATGTCGCTCTCTGATGAATTAATGGGAAAATACTTTGATCTAGTTACAGATTTATCACTTGAAGATAAGTTGAAAATAAAAAATGAGTTAAAGTTAGGCAAGCTTCATCCTCGTGATGCAAAAATGTTATTAGGTAAAACCATTGTAAACATGTATCATGGGGCAGAGGCTGCTGATCATGCGGAAGAAAACTTTAAAACCATTTTTCAAAAAGGTGCCATTCCAACAGATATACCCGAGCATAAATGGGATGGAGAGAAACGAATAGGCATTATCGAACTTCTTGTGACATTAGAATTACTCCCATCCAAAGGTGAGGCACGGAAAATGATTGAAAATGGCGGGGTGAAAATGAATTCAGAAAAGATTAATGATATTTTTACTGAAGTATCAATAGTAGATGGAATGATATTGCAAGTTGGAAAACGGAAGATGTTAAAATTAAAATTGTAA
- the resA gene encoding thiol-disulfide oxidoreductase ResA, translating into MSNKKKRLITRTIILVVLLGVVGFTLYQNLHKDKKVAIGDKAPNFKLETLDGETFRLKDLEGKAVLINFWGTWCEPCKREMPLIQKAYEKYHKQGFEVVSIDQKEAKFIVNKFIKQYGLTFPVMQDKDSKVNNMYNVYNLPASFFVNREGKVVRMEEGEMKKKDLEKWIHEIL; encoded by the coding sequence ATGAGTAATAAAAAGAAGAGGCTAATCACTCGGACCATTATTTTAGTCGTCTTACTTGGAGTGGTTGGATTTACCTTATACCAAAATCTACATAAAGATAAAAAGGTGGCAATTGGGGATAAAGCCCCTAATTTTAAGCTTGAGACACTAGATGGTGAGACATTCCGATTAAAGGATTTAGAAGGGAAAGCGGTTCTAATCAATTTCTGGGGAACATGGTGTGAACCATGTAAACGGGAAATGCCCCTTATTCAAAAGGCATATGAAAAATACCATAAACAAGGATTTGAAGTTGTTTCGATTGATCAGAAAGAAGCGAAATTTATCGTAAATAAATTTATTAAACAATATGGATTAACCTTCCCAGTCATGCAGGATAAGGATTCAAAGGTAAACAATATGTATAATGTTTATAATCTTCCAGCCAGCTTTTTTGTTAATAGAGAGGGAAAAGTTGTAAGAATGGAAGAAGGGGAAATGAAAAAGAAGGATTTAGAAAAATGGATTCATGAAATATTATAG
- a CDS encoding IS110 family transposase, translating to METLHKRCAGLDVHSETIVACVILGESETDLIKETETFPTLTKDLFHLLKWLEEKEVTHIAMESTGVYWKPVYNILEDFFDITLANAQRIKNVPGRKTDVSDAEWIAKLLRHGLIEKSFVPPEDFRNLRDLTRLRKKMDWTHDIRKNRIQKVLESSNIKLSTVISDIFGVSGRKLLEQLMNEGYIDQEDVEQKIHGRMAHKKQLITDSLFGTLNDHQLFLIKQSWMHIVNLEELISDIEKRIDVILSNYQEEVQLLVTMPGIKKDTAAVIIAEIGVDMGQFPTSKHLASWAGLSPGNHESAGRKKNTKTVKGNPHIKSALCEAAWAVSRSRNQRLGIKYWSLAARRGKKKALVAIGHRMLTIVYHMLQNKEPYHEST from the coding sequence ATGGAAACATTGCACAAACGATGTGCAGGCCTAGATGTTCATTCGGAAACAATAGTTGCCTGTGTCATTCTTGGAGAATCAGAAACTGACTTGATTAAGGAGACTGAAACATTTCCTACTTTGACGAAGGATCTGTTTCATCTTCTTAAATGGCTTGAGGAGAAGGAAGTAACCCACATCGCAATGGAAAGTACAGGCGTCTACTGGAAACCTGTATACAATATCTTGGAGGATTTCTTTGATATTACTTTGGCAAATGCTCAAAGGATTAAAAATGTCCCTGGAAGGAAAACAGATGTTTCGGATGCTGAATGGATTGCTAAATTATTAAGACATGGCTTAATAGAGAAAAGTTTTGTCCCTCCCGAAGACTTTCGAAATTTGAGAGATTTGACTCGCCTCAGAAAAAAAATGGATTGGACACATGACATCCGAAAAAACCGAATCCAAAAGGTACTAGAGTCCTCAAACATCAAATTAAGCACAGTTATTTCAGATATATTTGGAGTATCAGGACGAAAACTATTGGAACAACTCATGAATGAAGGTTATATCGATCAAGAAGATGTCGAACAAAAGATACATGGAAGAATGGCCCATAAAAAGCAATTGATTACCGACTCACTATTTGGAACATTAAATGATCACCAGCTATTTCTTATTAAGCAATCTTGGATGCACATTGTTAATTTAGAAGAATTAATATCAGATATCGAGAAAAGAATCGACGTCATTTTATCCAACTATCAGGAGGAAGTACAGCTTCTGGTTACAATGCCGGGAATTAAGAAAGACACGGCAGCTGTTATCATTGCGGAAATAGGAGTAGATATGGGACAATTTCCAACCTCCAAACATCTTGCATCATGGGCAGGATTGTCGCCCGGAAATCACGAAAGTGCTGGAAGGAAAAAAAACACTAAAACGGTTAAAGGAAATCCTCATATTAAATCTGCATTGTGTGAGGCTGCGTGGGCTGTTTCAAGAAGTCGGAATCAAAGATTAGGAATCAAATATTGGTCACTAGCTGCAAGAAGGGGAAAGAAAAAAGCACTCGTTGCCATCGGACATCGAATGCTAACTATTGTCTATCATATGCTTCAGAATAAGGAACCCTACCATGAGTCAACTTAA
- a CDS encoding amino acid ABC transporter permease, whose protein sequence is MANIQWEYIFDIKLAIESFPYVMQGIGYTVLISLVSMLLGLILGFFIALGRMSNKWLFRFPSRLYISFMRGVPILVFLFILYFGLPMIGIEFTAVTAAIIGFSLNSAAYMAEINRSAIASVDKGQWEAASSLGFTYWQTMRKIILPQAVKLALPPLSNVYLDLIKGTSLAAMITVPELFQKAKIVGGREYDYMTMYIVAALIYWGICSIISILQNYLEKRYEVKNL, encoded by the coding sequence ATGGCGAACATTCAATGGGAGTATATATTTGATATCAAATTAGCCATTGAATCCTTTCCTTATGTTATGCAAGGTATTGGCTATACCGTACTCATTTCTTTAGTAAGTATGCTATTGGGTTTAATCCTTGGCTTTTTTATTGCACTAGGTCGAATGTCAAACAAGTGGCTCTTCCGATTTCCCTCAAGATTATATATTTCATTTATGCGTGGGGTGCCAATTCTTGTTTTTTTATTTATTCTCTACTTTGGCTTACCTATGATCGGTATTGAATTTACAGCCGTAACGGCAGCGATCATCGGTTTTAGTCTAAACAGTGCAGCATATATGGCGGAAATTAATCGCTCTGCAATTGCCTCTGTAGATAAAGGACAATGGGAAGCAGCCTCCTCACTGGGCTTTACTTATTGGCAAACAATGAGGAAAATTATTCTTCCGCAGGCAGTGAAATTAGCTCTCCCCCCCTTGTCAAATGTGTATCTTGATTTAATCAAGGGAACATCATTAGCGGCAATGATTACCGTGCCTGAGCTTTTTCAAAAAGCCAAGATTGTTGGTGGACGTGAATACGATTATATGACCATGTATATTGTAGCTGCATTAATCTATTGGGGAATCTGTTCAATCATCTCGATTCTTCAAAACTATCTTGAAAAGCGTTATGAAGTAAAGAATCTTTAA
- a CDS encoding transporter substrate-binding domain-containing protein, with product MNKRNPFKHLFMFVLVLALVVVTAACGNGDSTKEKKENSSWDKIKKEGKITVATSGTLYPTSFHESKTDKLTGFEVEVVREMAKRMDLKVDFKEMAFDGMLTSLNSGKVDIAANDINKTNDPSRNKKFAFSTPYKFSYATAIVRKDDLSGIKTVDDIKGKKAAGEATTNYMKIAKKFGAEEVVYDNATNEQYLRDVSAGRTDIIINDYYLQKLAIAAFPDLNITIHPDLQFETGEKGTSIVMKKANSNELKKHIDQTIQEMLDDGTIAKLSKQFFDGADVTKQPEVELK from the coding sequence ATGAACAAGAGAAATCCTTTTAAGCACTTATTTATGTTTGTTTTAGTTTTGGCACTGGTTGTTGTAACTGCTGCCTGTGGTAATGGAGATTCCACAAAGGAAAAGAAGGAAAATTCAAGCTGGGATAAAATTAAGAAGGAAGGAAAGATTACTGTTGCTACTTCTGGAACACTTTATCCAACTTCCTTCCACGAATCCAAAACAGATAAATTAACTGGATTTGAAGTAGAAGTCGTGCGAGAAATGGCTAAAAGAATGGATTTAAAAGTAGATTTTAAAGAAATGGCTTTTGATGGCATGCTAACTTCTTTAAACAGTGGAAAGGTCGATATCGCGGCCAATGATATAAATAAAACAAATGATCCAAGTAGAAATAAGAAATTCGCTTTTTCCACTCCTTACAAATTTTCTTATGCAACAGCAATTGTACGAAAAGATGATTTATCCGGGATTAAAACGGTCGATGATATAAAAGGAAAAAAAGCGGCTGGTGAGGCAACAACAAACTATATGAAAATAGCAAAAAAATTTGGTGCAGAAGAAGTAGTCTATGATAATGCAACCAATGAACAATACTTAAGAGATGTTTCAGCAGGAAGAACAGATATCATTATTAATGATTATTATTTACAAAAGCTAGCAATTGCTGCTTTTCCAGATCTAAATATTACCATTCATCCTGATCTCCAGTTCGAAACTGGTGAAAAAGGGACAAGCATTGTCATGAAAAAAGCAAACAGTAACGAATTAAAGAAACATATTGATCAAACCATTCAAGAAATGCTAGATGATGGAACGATTGCAAAGCTATCCAAACAATTCTTTGATGGAGCCGATGTAACAAAACAACCTGAGGTTGAACTTAAGTAA
- a CDS encoding helix-turn-helix domain-containing protein encodes MQIGKKIKNLRLKKGLTQEELGERTDLSKGYISQIERDLSSPSIETFFNILEVLGCAPKDFFDEQELEQKVVYGEQDQTDYIDEERGYQIQWLVPESNEKEMEPIILTLEEKGEFKEFEPSLSETFAYVLSGQIMIRLGRRVYSAKTGEVIYYHASEKHQIINDSPGISKLLLVATESYL; translated from the coding sequence ATGCAAATCGGAAAAAAGATTAAAAATTTACGATTAAAAAAAGGATTAACCCAAGAGGAACTTGGTGAGCGTACAGATTTAAGTAAAGGTTATATATCTCAGATTGAACGTGACTTAAGTTCCCCATCTATCGAAACATTTTTTAATATTCTTGAAGTTTTGGGTTGCGCACCAAAGGATTTCTTTGATGAACAAGAATTAGAACAGAAAGTAGTCTATGGAGAACAGGATCAAACCGATTATATAGATGAGGAAAGAGGCTATCAAATTCAGTGGCTTGTTCCGGAGTCAAATGAAAAGGAAATGGAGCCAATTATTTTAACCCTAGAAGAAAAAGGGGAATTTAAAGAATTTGAACCATCTTTATCAGAAACATTTGCTTATGTATTAAGTGGACAAATCATGATTCGGTTAGGTAGACGCGTATACTCCGCAAAAACAGGAGAAGTGATCTATTATCATGCTTCCGAGAAACATCAAATCATCAATGATTCCCCAGGTATCTCCAAATTACTTCTCGTTGCAACAGAGTCTTATTTATAA
- a CDS encoding ABC transporter ATP-binding protein, with the protein MTENTIIRFEEVTKQYDDDPAVLNSVSFEIERGKFYTLLGPSGCGKTTILRLIAGFTEPSHGNIYFNGKVVNHVPANNRQVNTVFQDYALFPHLNVFDNVAFGLRIKKMKNAEVQQKVKEALRFVNLEGYETREIREMSGGQRQRVAIARAIVNEPEVILLDEPLSALDLKLRTEMQYELRELQRRLGITFIFVTHDQEEALAMSDEIFVLNKGKIQQSGTPTDIYDEPINRFVADFIGESNIVPGKMIQDFEVEFVGKQFECVDQGFDPNESVEIVIRPEDLEITKKDQGKLKVRVDSQLFRGVHYEICCYDEAGNEWLVHSTKKAVVGDEIGLYFDPEAIHVMRFGETEEEFDKRLESYNEGDHAN; encoded by the coding sequence ATGACTGAAAACACAATTATCCGCTTTGAAGAGGTAACAAAGCAATACGATGATGACCCTGCTGTTCTAAATAGTGTTAGCTTTGAAATTGAACGAGGGAAGTTTTATACACTATTAGGTCCATCTGGGTGTGGAAAAACGACTATTTTACGCTTGATTGCTGGGTTTACAGAGCCGAGCCATGGGAATATTTATTTTAATGGGAAAGTGGTTAATCATGTTCCCGCAAATAATCGTCAAGTAAATACTGTTTTTCAAGACTATGCCCTTTTCCCACATTTGAATGTGTTTGATAACGTAGCCTTTGGCTTGCGTATTAAAAAGATGAAAAATGCCGAAGTTCAACAAAAAGTGAAAGAGGCATTGCGTTTCGTCAATTTGGAAGGCTATGAAACTCGTGAAATTAGAGAAATGTCAGGTGGACAACGCCAGCGTGTTGCAATTGCACGAGCTATCGTCAATGAGCCTGAAGTGATCCTCCTTGATGAACCGTTATCGGCACTAGATTTAAAGCTACGTACTGAAATGCAGTACGAACTTCGTGAGCTACAACGTCGTCTCGGAATTACATTCATCTTTGTTACTCATGATCAGGAAGAAGCTTTAGCAATGTCTGATGAGATATTTGTTTTAAACAAAGGGAAAATTCAACAGAGTGGAACACCAACAGATATTTATGATGAACCAATTAATCGCTTTGTCGCTGACTTTATTGGTGAATCGAATATTGTACCAGGAAAAATGATTCAGGACTTTGAAGTAGAGTTTGTTGGCAAACAATTTGAGTGTGTCGACCAAGGTTTTGATCCTAATGAATCTGTAGAAATTGTTATTCGACCAGAGGATTTGGAAATTACGAAAAAGGATCAAGGTAAGCTAAAGGTCCGCGTCGATTCCCAATTATTCCGTGGTGTTCATTATGAAATTTGTTGTTATGATGAAGCGGGAAATGAGTGGCTTGTTCATTCAACTAAAAAAGCAGTAGTAGGCGATGAAATAGGACTTTATTTTGACCCAGAGGCGATCCATGTCATGAGATTTGGTGAGACAGAAGAAGAATTTGATAAGCGATTAGAATCATATAATGAGGGCGATCATGCAAACTAA